In Paenibacillus sp. FSL R7-0345, a single window of DNA contains:
- a CDS encoding GNAT family N-acetyltransferase, with the protein MSVIFRELVPEDAGRLLSLQHSLDEETAFMLLEPNERQTSVQQVRERIESTAKSANSILIGAEADGELAGYISVSGGELKRIRHSAYIVIGIRTAFQGLGIGSGLFREMEPWARSCGIVRLELTVMAHNERGIALYKKCGFEIEGMKKKSLYINGEWVDEYYMAKLLA; encoded by the coding sequence GTGAGTGTAATATTCCGAGAACTTGTTCCAGAGGATGCCGGCAGGCTGCTCAGCCTGCAGCATTCCTTGGACGAGGAGACTGCCTTCATGCTGCTGGAGCCGAATGAGCGGCAGACTAGTGTACAGCAGGTCAGAGAGAGGATTGAGAGTACCGCGAAGTCCGCTAATTCCATTCTGATCGGGGCCGAAGCAGACGGTGAGCTGGCCGGATACATTTCAGTGAGCGGCGGGGAGCTGAAGCGGATCAGGCACAGTGCCTACATTGTTATCGGCATCCGTACAGCCTTTCAGGGCCTGGGAATCGGCAGCGGATTGTTCCGGGAGATGGAACCCTGGGCGCGCTCCTGCGGAATTGTGAGACTTGAACTGACCGTGATGGCCCATAATGAGCGGGGAATAGCGCTATATAAGAAATGCGGCTTCGAAATTGAGGGGATGAAGAAAAAGTCCCTGTACATAAATGGAGAATGGGTAGATGAGTATTATATGGCCAAGCTGCTTGCTTAA
- a CDS encoding GNAT family N-acetyltransferase: MIREALPQDAGALEALYRQLLPDHPDIRVSPDRIRDISANPDSLLYIYEMQGEVIGTVHLHLCMDALSGDRPFAVIERVVTASHARGQGCGAALMRHAEETARSRGALKVMLSSNARREDAHRFYERLGYDGGGSRLYKKYLD, from the coding sequence ATGATCAGAGAAGCATTGCCGCAGGATGCAGGCGCGCTCGAGGCTTTATACCGTCAGCTGCTGCCAGATCATCCTGACATCCGGGTATCGCCGGACAGAATCCGGGACATCAGCGCAAATCCGGACAGCTTGTTATACATCTATGAAATGCAAGGAGAGGTCATAGGCACTGTACACCTTCATCTGTGCATGGATGCGCTTAGCGGCGACCGCCCGTTCGCCGTTATCGAACGCGTTGTAACCGCATCTCATGCACGTGGGCAAGGCTGCGGAGCCGCCCTTATGCGTCATGCTGAAGAAACGGCAAGGAGCCGCGGAGCCTTGAAAGTAATGCTCTCCAGCAATGCCCGCAGGGAAGACGCCCACCGTTTTTATGAACGGCTGGGTTATGACGGTGGAGGAAGCCGGCTGTATAAAAAATATTTGGATTAA
- a CDS encoding VOC family protein, which produces MTSPILNQVGAVFIPVSDIERSRSWYCSLLGLPQDGEVLFGHLYVVPMQGPGIVLDSKIFTSESVLKVPAFHLNTEDIDAAYDFVKASGAELLTDIENDHWFNFKDPDGNVLMVCRC; this is translated from the coding sequence GTGACAAGTCCGATTCTGAATCAGGTTGGTGCCGTTTTTATCCCGGTAAGTGATATTGAAAGGTCGAGAAGCTGGTATTGCAGCTTACTTGGACTTCCGCAGGACGGCGAAGTCTTGTTTGGTCATCTATATGTGGTGCCGATGCAGGGTCCGGGAATTGTGCTGGACAGCAAAATTTTTACGTCAGAGTCCGTACTAAAAGTACCTGCCTTTCACTTGAATACAGAGGATATAGATGCCGCCTATGATTTTGTCAAAGCAAGCGGAGCAGAACTTCTTACCGATATTGAAAATGATCACTGGTTTAACTTCAAAGACCCGGACGGAAACGTGCTGATGGTCTGCCGCTGTTGA